The proteins below are encoded in one region of Rhododendron vialii isolate Sample 1 chromosome 7a, ASM3025357v1:
- the LOC131333345 gene encoding uncharacterized protein LOC131333345, whose amino-acid sequence MLSLPLSRRNGKEGRSRVKLRKSNRTTKALLPRLVRILLASLLFPATIKSSSVCVPISLVDLLDWFAQNVKGESFKCRIMKCSLGAAVYPIWRERNLQVF is encoded by the exons ATgctctccctccccctctctcgaAGAAATGGAAAGGAAGGTCGAAGCAGGGTCAAATTGCGAAAATCGAATCGCACCACCAAAGCTCTATTGCCAAg GCTGGTCCGGATTCTATTGGCATCGTTGCTGTTTCCCGCAACTATTAAATCCTCATCTGTTTGTGTGCCTATCTCTCTGGTTGATTTGCTGGATTGGTTTGCCCAAAATGTCAAAGGCGAGAGCTTCAAGTGCAGAATTATGAAATGTTCATTGGGAGCTGCAGTGTATCCCATCTGGAGGGAGAGAAACTTACAAGTGTTCTAA
- the LOC131332669 gene encoding protein FAR1-RELATED SEQUENCE 5-like encodes MELEALDDVEVRDTETLDNNEEEFKTPTIGMYFETIEEARNYYERYGQENGFWIRTRGSDKGRNRLNEVTRVRFVCTKEGNYATKKQQEGVQPLNVDAVDEEEKVISKKRERNCSTVKCGCKAYLRIIHDKWNCKWKVTGFDENHNHPLVTPSKRMKMKSNRNMPKAIKNLTETFHRENIDVSKVPSIFGGEYIGFDNRDCYNHLRNVRHRDLDCGDAQSVLDYFKDKQAQNPQFFYAIQCDESGRAVNFFWVDSRSRMAYHYFGDVVTFDTTYRTNKYDMPFAPFTGVNHHMQSIQYGCALLQDETKTTFEWLFKTWLDAMGGRPPTSIITDQDLGMKGAIAKVFPNTRHRLCLWHIKKKFVEKLSQVYYKKSKFKKDMKECIRRTYKKEDFEKRWMLLMKENELESNQWLQGLFDIRESWVPLYNRGTFFAGMNTTGRSEGINSFFDGFVTHTSNLKEFVVKYEKALSRIVKRENDEDFESEHKFRIVNDHEFLLKHAGKIYTRKQKKPTPYLRMY; translated from the coding sequence ATGGAGTTAGAGGCTTTAGATGATGTTGAAGTTAGGGATACGGAGACTCTAGATAACAATGAGGAAGAGTTTAAAACACCGACAATTGGAATGTATTTTGAGACAATTGAAGAAGCACGGAATTACTATGAACGTTATGGTcaagaaaatgggttttggattcGTACTCGAGGTTCAGACAAAGGACGAAATAGGTTGAATGAAGTCACTAGGGTGCGATTTGTTTGCACAAAAGAAGGAAATTATGCTACAAAAAAGCAGCAAGAGGGTGTTCAACCGTTAAATGTGGATGCGGTAGATGAAGAGGAGAAGGTGATatcaaagaaaagagagagaaattgttcAACGGTTAAATGTGGATGCAAGGCTTATTTGCGGATTATTCATGACAAATGGAATTGCAAATGGAAAGTAACAGGTTTTGATGAAAATCACAACCACCCACTGGTGACTCCAAGTAAGAGGATGAAAATGAAGTCAAATCGAAACATGCCGAAAGCAATTAAGAATTTGACTGAGACATTTCATAGAGAAAATATAGATGTTTCAAAAGTTCCTTCAATTTTTGGTGGTGAGTACATTGGCTTTGATAATAGGGATTGCTACAATCACTTGAGGAATGTGAGGCATAGAGACCTAGATTGCGGTGATGCACAATCAGTTCTTGACTACTTTAAGGACAAACAAGCACAGAATCCACAATTTTTTTATGCGATTCAATGTGATGAAAGTGGGAGggcagttaattttttttgggtggattcTCGATCTCGCATGGCATATCATTATTTTGGAGATGTGGTCACATTTGACACAACATATCGAACAAATAAGTATGATATGCCTTTCGCACCATTTACGGGAGTAAACCATCACATGCAGTCAATACAGTATGGATGTGCACTTTTACAAGACGAGACAAAGACGACGTTTGAATGGTTGTTTAAGACATGGCTTGACGCTATGGGAGGACGACCTCCAACTTCTATCATCACTGACCAAGACTTGGGAATGAAAGGAGCTATTGCCAAGGTCTTTCCCAACACCCGTCATCGTTTATGTCTTTGGCATATTAAGAAGAAATTTGTGGAAAAGTTGTCACAAGTGTACTATAAGAAATCGAAATTCAAGAAGGATATGAAAGAATGTATTAGGAGGACATACAAGAAAGAGGATTTTGAAAAGAGATGGATGTTATTGATGAAGGAAAATGAGTTAGAAAGCAACCAATGGCTTCAAGGGTTGTTTGATATTCGAGAATCATGGGTACCCCTTTATAATCGTGGTACATTCTTCGCTGGTATGAATACGACCGGACGTAGTGAGGGCATCAACTCATTTTTTGATGGTTTTGTAACTCACACGTCAAATCTCAAAGAATTTGTGGTGAAGTATGAGAAAGCCTTGAGTAGGAttgtgaaaagggaaaatgatgaagattttgaGTCTGAACATAAGTTTCGGATTGTTAATGACCATGAATTTTTGTTGAAGCATGCGGGGAAAATATATactagaaagcaaaaaaaacctACTCCTTACTTAAGGATGTATTGA